A genomic stretch from Poecilia reticulata strain Guanapo linkage group LG20, Guppy_female_1.0+MT, whole genome shotgun sequence includes:
- the fam168b gene encoding myelin-associated neurite-outgrowth inhibitor, producing MNPVYSPAPTGVPFTNTKGLSYQAAGFPVGYATAAPAYSPSVYAGANPGFPSGYATGTAFKMSCSPNTGTVPPYSSSPNPYPAAVYPVRSTYPQQNPYAQALIPSQQQGTYYTQPLYAAPPHVIHHTTVVQPNGMPAAMYAPPIPPSRPNGVTMGMVAGTTMAMSAGTLLTSPSPAPVAPHQVTMPTYRAPGTPSYSYVPSQW from the exons ATGAATCCTGTATACAGCCCTGCACCAACAGGGGTTCCCTTCACCAACACAAAGGGTTTGAGCTATCAAG CGGCCGGATTTCCTGTCGGATACGCGACCGCTGCACCGGCATACAGTCCCAGTGTTTATGCAGGAGCAAACCCGGGCTTCCCCAGCG GCTATGCCACTGGCACTGCTTTCAAAATGTCCTGCTCTCCCAACACGGGGACCGTCCCGCCGTACTCCTCCTCTCCGAACCCGTACCCCGCCGCCGTTTACCCTGTGAGGAGCACCTATCCCCAACAGAACCCTTACGCACAG GCGCTAATACCGTCACAACAGCAAGGCACCTATTACACGCAGCCGCTGTACGCTGCTCCGCCTCACGTCATCCATCACACAACGGTGGTCCAGCCCAACGGGATGCCCGCGGCCATGTACGCCCCGCCCATCCCTCCCTCTCGCCCCAACGGTGTAACCATGGGGATGGTAGCGGGCACAACCATGGCCATGTCAGCAG GAACTTTGTTGACAAGTCCATCACCAGCACCCGTTGCCCCCCATCAAGTTACGATGCCCACGTATCGGGCCCCTGGCACCCCCAGCTACAGTTATGTGCCCTCACAGTGGTGA
- the rbbp8 gene encoding DNA endonuclease RBBP8 isoform X3 — MSSPGDRSGCSVSPADLFEDVWRQLKECHHNTVQEYESKVSKLKKDRCLDAQKLEVFYNRNQQLKEQNKSLQDSIGLLEDRLRVAECDRCAALEEKLKSSQDQNMVVITKLKNENKNLEDENRNLQAELQKMKMRHRCCFCISADLEETSEQDEGVIPDSPILTSSLPAANKLRKRKHPDKSRHVRYAETPLPQKNNSLFNELKKEADGGAKNSGREVLVPNTCELDTSQSSNDMKEETEEVVAETCALEVLDCRHLKAELTPRHQNDTQNIWKRNARLRPFSSAAQTRSPDSTTEKSLSLLPSIRRFSEEGWAKRKKDGGAELQGEGRAGSKEKVDDQKEAKPLQLETTSQTATLGFKKEQQDNEGPSQKLNVSYASPTFKKPLSKAGDKPDGRRRAPPQDRSATQKCLQSNNDGRKRMVESTWSIDPALALSMFESEEVEVQQQPGELADTDCTWVSHSMLQRRAEDSQDGERVKSGLGEKANDSLDMMFDATTFEEYKSYTCSNLDQSQHCDDAEEVEEINDQDLPESPACHSKTRQPTFAHVAVVRQKDERRKLKGTTCKECEVYYAHLPEEEKQKKLSACSRHRYRYIPPCTPENFWEVGFPSTQTCIERGYIREEKNPQARSRRRQPFNVLFTPKKSQKQS; from the exons ATGAGCAGTCCAGGAGACCGCAGCGGCTGCTCCGTCAGTCCCGCTGACCTCTTTGAAGACGTTTGGAGGCAGCTAAAAGAGTGCCACCACAACACAGTACAAG AATATGAGTCGAAAGTGAGCAAGCTGAAAAAGGACCGCTGTCT AGACGCCCAGAAGCTGGAGGTGTTTTATAATCGCAACCAGCAGCtcaaggaacaaaacaaaagcctcCAGGACTCCATCGGCCTGCTGGAAGACAG GCTCCGTGTTGCAGAGTGTGATCGATGTGCCGCCTTGGAGGAGAAGCTGAAAAGCAGTCAGGATCAGAATATGGTTGTCATCACTAAACtaa aaaatgagaacaaaaacctggaagatgaaaacagaaatcttcAAGCTGAACTGCAGAAGATGAAGATGCGTCA cagatgttgtttttgcatCAGTGCGGACCTGGAGGAGACGTCGGAGCAAGACGAGGGCGTCATCCCGGACTCGCCGATCCTGACCAGCTCGCTGCCAGCGGCGAACAAACTGAGGAAACGGAAACACCCCGACAAGAGCAGACATGTCCGTTACGCAGAGACGCCGCTGCCGCAGAAGAATAACTCCCTCTTTAATG AGTTGAAGAAAGAGGCTGATGGAGGTGCAAAGAATTCTGGGAGAGAAGTGCTTGTGCCAAACACTTGTGAACTGGACACATCCCAGAGCTCAA ATGACATGAAAGAAGAAACTGAGGAGGTAGTTGCAGAAACGTGCGCTTTAGAGGTGCTTGACTGTCGCCATCTT AAAGCGGAGTTGACTCCACGTCATCAAAACGACACACAAAATATCTGGAAGCGCAACGCTCGTTTAAG GCCTTTCTCTTCAGCCGCACAGACCCGCAGTCCAGACTCGACCACGGAGAAATCGTTGTCTCTTCTTCCGAGTATTAGACGCTTTTCGGAGGAAGGCTGGGCCAAACGGAAGAAGGACGGTGGCGCTGAGCTGCAGGGGGAAGGCAGAGCGGGGAGTAAGGAGAAGGTGGATGATCAGAAGGAAGCTAAACCCTTACAACTTGAAACCACGAGCCAGACCGCCACACTTGGCTTCAAAAAGGAGCAGCAGGACAACGAG GGTCCAAGCCAAAAGCTGAACGTCTCTTATGCAAGTCCCACTTTCAAGAAGCCACTGAGTAAAGCTGGAGACAAACCAGATGGACGTAGAAGAGCGCCTCCGCAGGATCGGAGTGCAACCCAGAAATGCCTTCAATCTAACAACG ACGGCAGGAAGCGAATGGTGGAGTCCACGTGGAGCATCGATCCGGCGCTCGCTTTGTCCATGTTTGAGAGCGAG GAAGTGGAAGTACAGCAGCAACCTGGAGAGCTGGCAGACACCGACTGCACCTGGGTCAGCCACAGCATGCTGCAGCGTCGAGCAGAGGACAGTCAGGACGGGGAACGCGTCAAGTCTG GACTCGGCGAAAAGGCCAACGACAGTTTGGATATGATGTTTGATGCAACAACTTTTGAGGAGTACAAATCGTACACCTGCTCCAACCTGGATCAGAGTCAGCATTGTGATGATGCCGAGGAAGTTGAGGAGATTAACG ATCAAGATCTTCCTGAAAGTCCTGCATGTCACAGCAAAACCCG GCAGCCGACCTTTGCGCACGTGGCCGTCGTTCGCCAGAAAGatgagaggagaaaactgaaggGTACCACATGCAAGGAATGTGAAGTG TACTACGCTCATCTGCCCGAGgaggagaaacagaagaagttATCCGCTTGCTCCAGGCATCGATACCGCTACATTCCACCCTGCACTCCTGAAAACTTCTGGGAAGTTGGATTCCCGTCAACACAGACCTGCATCGAAAGAG GTTACATCAGGGAGGAGAAGAACCCTCAGGCTCGTTCACGAAGACGACAGCcgtttaatgttttgttcaccCCAAAAAAAAGCCAGAAGCAGAGCTAA
- the rbbp8 gene encoding DNA endonuclease RBBP8 isoform X1, producing the protein MSSPGDRSGCSVSPADLFEDVWRQLKECHHNTVQEYESKVSKLKKDRCLDAQKLEVFYNRNQQLKEQNKSLQDSIGLLEDRLRVAECDRCAALEEKLKSSQDQNMVVITKLKNENKNLEDENRNLQAELQKMKMRHRCCFCISADLEETSEQDEGVIPDSPILTSSLPAANKLRKRKHPDKSRHVRYAETPLPQKNNSLFNELKKEADGGAKNSGREVLVPNTCELDTSQSSNDMKEETEEVVAETCALEVLDCRHLKAELTPRHQNDTQNIWKRNARLRPFSSAAQTRSPDSTTEKSLSLLPSIRRFSEEGWAKRKKDGGAELQGEGRAGSKEKVDDQKEAKPLQLETTSQTATLGFKKEQQDNEGPSQKLNVSYASPTFKKPLSKAGDKPDGRRRAPPQDRSATQKCLQSNNAECGVFPDGRKRMVESTWSIDPALALSMFESEEVEVQQQPGELADTDCTWVSHSMLQRRAEDSQDGERVKSGLGEKANDSLDMMFDATTFEEYKSYTCSNLDQSQHCDDAEEVEEINDQDLPESPACHSKTRQPTFAHVAVVRQKDERRKLKGTTCKECEVYYAHLPEEEKQKKLSACSRHRYRYIPPCTPENFWEVGFPSTQTCIERGYIREEKNPQARSRRRQPFNVLFTPKKSQKQS; encoded by the exons ATGAGCAGTCCAGGAGACCGCAGCGGCTGCTCCGTCAGTCCCGCTGACCTCTTTGAAGACGTTTGGAGGCAGCTAAAAGAGTGCCACCACAACACAGTACAAG AATATGAGTCGAAAGTGAGCAAGCTGAAAAAGGACCGCTGTCT AGACGCCCAGAAGCTGGAGGTGTTTTATAATCGCAACCAGCAGCtcaaggaacaaaacaaaagcctcCAGGACTCCATCGGCCTGCTGGAAGACAG GCTCCGTGTTGCAGAGTGTGATCGATGTGCCGCCTTGGAGGAGAAGCTGAAAAGCAGTCAGGATCAGAATATGGTTGTCATCACTAAACtaa aaaatgagaacaaaaacctggaagatgaaaacagaaatcttcAAGCTGAACTGCAGAAGATGAAGATGCGTCA cagatgttgtttttgcatCAGTGCGGACCTGGAGGAGACGTCGGAGCAAGACGAGGGCGTCATCCCGGACTCGCCGATCCTGACCAGCTCGCTGCCAGCGGCGAACAAACTGAGGAAACGGAAACACCCCGACAAGAGCAGACATGTCCGTTACGCAGAGACGCCGCTGCCGCAGAAGAATAACTCCCTCTTTAATG AGTTGAAGAAAGAGGCTGATGGAGGTGCAAAGAATTCTGGGAGAGAAGTGCTTGTGCCAAACACTTGTGAACTGGACACATCCCAGAGCTCAA ATGACATGAAAGAAGAAACTGAGGAGGTAGTTGCAGAAACGTGCGCTTTAGAGGTGCTTGACTGTCGCCATCTT AAAGCGGAGTTGACTCCACGTCATCAAAACGACACACAAAATATCTGGAAGCGCAACGCTCGTTTAAG GCCTTTCTCTTCAGCCGCACAGACCCGCAGTCCAGACTCGACCACGGAGAAATCGTTGTCTCTTCTTCCGAGTATTAGACGCTTTTCGGAGGAAGGCTGGGCCAAACGGAAGAAGGACGGTGGCGCTGAGCTGCAGGGGGAAGGCAGAGCGGGGAGTAAGGAGAAGGTGGATGATCAGAAGGAAGCTAAACCCTTACAACTTGAAACCACGAGCCAGACCGCCACACTTGGCTTCAAAAAGGAGCAGCAGGACAACGAG GGTCCAAGCCAAAAGCTGAACGTCTCTTATGCAAGTCCCACTTTCAAGAAGCCACTGAGTAAAGCTGGAGACAAACCAGATGGACGTAGAAGAGCGCCTCCGCAGGATCGGAGTGCAACCCAGAAATGCCTTCAATCTAACAACG ctgaATGTGGTGTTTTCCCAGACGGCAGGAAGCGAATGGTGGAGTCCACGTGGAGCATCGATCCGGCGCTCGCTTTGTCCATGTTTGAGAGCGAG GAAGTGGAAGTACAGCAGCAACCTGGAGAGCTGGCAGACACCGACTGCACCTGGGTCAGCCACAGCATGCTGCAGCGTCGAGCAGAGGACAGTCAGGACGGGGAACGCGTCAAGTCTG GACTCGGCGAAAAGGCCAACGACAGTTTGGATATGATGTTTGATGCAACAACTTTTGAGGAGTACAAATCGTACACCTGCTCCAACCTGGATCAGAGTCAGCATTGTGATGATGCCGAGGAAGTTGAGGAGATTAACG ATCAAGATCTTCCTGAAAGTCCTGCATGTCACAGCAAAACCCG GCAGCCGACCTTTGCGCACGTGGCCGTCGTTCGCCAGAAAGatgagaggagaaaactgaaggGTACCACATGCAAGGAATGTGAAGTG TACTACGCTCATCTGCCCGAGgaggagaaacagaagaagttATCCGCTTGCTCCAGGCATCGATACCGCTACATTCCACCCTGCACTCCTGAAAACTTCTGGGAAGTTGGATTCCCGTCAACACAGACCTGCATCGAAAGAG GTTACATCAGGGAGGAGAAGAACCCTCAGGCTCGTTCACGAAGACGACAGCcgtttaatgttttgttcaccCCAAAAAAAAGCCAGAAGCAGAGCTAA
- the rbbp8 gene encoding DNA endonuclease RBBP8 isoform X2 has protein sequence MSSPGDRSGCSVSPADLFEDVWRQLKECHHNTVQEYESKVSKLKKDRCLDAQKLEVFYNRNQQLKEQNKSLQDSIGLLEDRLRVAECDRCAALEEKLKSSQDQNMVVITKLKNENKNLEDENRNLQAELQKMKMRQCCFCISADLEETSEQDEGVIPDSPILTSSLPAANKLRKRKHPDKSRHVRYAETPLPQKNNSLFNELKKEADGGAKNSGREVLVPNTCELDTSQSSNDMKEETEEVVAETCALEVLDCRHLKAELTPRHQNDTQNIWKRNARLRPFSSAAQTRSPDSTTEKSLSLLPSIRRFSEEGWAKRKKDGGAELQGEGRAGSKEKVDDQKEAKPLQLETTSQTATLGFKKEQQDNEGPSQKLNVSYASPTFKKPLSKAGDKPDGRRRAPPQDRSATQKCLQSNNAECGVFPDGRKRMVESTWSIDPALALSMFESEEVEVQQQPGELADTDCTWVSHSMLQRRAEDSQDGERVKSGLGEKANDSLDMMFDATTFEEYKSYTCSNLDQSQHCDDAEEVEEINDQDLPESPACHSKTRQPTFAHVAVVRQKDERRKLKGTTCKECEVYYAHLPEEEKQKKLSACSRHRYRYIPPCTPENFWEVGFPSTQTCIERGYIREEKNPQARSRRRQPFNVLFTPKKSQKQS, from the exons ATGAGCAGTCCAGGAGACCGCAGCGGCTGCTCCGTCAGTCCCGCTGACCTCTTTGAAGACGTTTGGAGGCAGCTAAAAGAGTGCCACCACAACACAGTACAAG AATATGAGTCGAAAGTGAGCAAGCTGAAAAAGGACCGCTGTCT AGACGCCCAGAAGCTGGAGGTGTTTTATAATCGCAACCAGCAGCtcaaggaacaaaacaaaagcctcCAGGACTCCATCGGCCTGCTGGAAGACAG GCTCCGTGTTGCAGAGTGTGATCGATGTGCCGCCTTGGAGGAGAAGCTGAAAAGCAGTCAGGATCAGAATATGGTTGTCATCACTAAACtaa aaaatgagaacaaaaacctggaagatgaaaacagaaatcttcAAGCTGAACTGCAGAAGATGAAGATGCGTCA atgttgtttttgcatCAGTGCGGACCTGGAGGAGACGTCGGAGCAAGACGAGGGCGTCATCCCGGACTCGCCGATCCTGACCAGCTCGCTGCCAGCGGCGAACAAACTGAGGAAACGGAAACACCCCGACAAGAGCAGACATGTCCGTTACGCAGAGACGCCGCTGCCGCAGAAGAATAACTCCCTCTTTAATG AGTTGAAGAAAGAGGCTGATGGAGGTGCAAAGAATTCTGGGAGAGAAGTGCTTGTGCCAAACACTTGTGAACTGGACACATCCCAGAGCTCAA ATGACATGAAAGAAGAAACTGAGGAGGTAGTTGCAGAAACGTGCGCTTTAGAGGTGCTTGACTGTCGCCATCTT AAAGCGGAGTTGACTCCACGTCATCAAAACGACACACAAAATATCTGGAAGCGCAACGCTCGTTTAAG GCCTTTCTCTTCAGCCGCACAGACCCGCAGTCCAGACTCGACCACGGAGAAATCGTTGTCTCTTCTTCCGAGTATTAGACGCTTTTCGGAGGAAGGCTGGGCCAAACGGAAGAAGGACGGTGGCGCTGAGCTGCAGGGGGAAGGCAGAGCGGGGAGTAAGGAGAAGGTGGATGATCAGAAGGAAGCTAAACCCTTACAACTTGAAACCACGAGCCAGACCGCCACACTTGGCTTCAAAAAGGAGCAGCAGGACAACGAG GGTCCAAGCCAAAAGCTGAACGTCTCTTATGCAAGTCCCACTTTCAAGAAGCCACTGAGTAAAGCTGGAGACAAACCAGATGGACGTAGAAGAGCGCCTCCGCAGGATCGGAGTGCAACCCAGAAATGCCTTCAATCTAACAACG ctgaATGTGGTGTTTTCCCAGACGGCAGGAAGCGAATGGTGGAGTCCACGTGGAGCATCGATCCGGCGCTCGCTTTGTCCATGTTTGAGAGCGAG GAAGTGGAAGTACAGCAGCAACCTGGAGAGCTGGCAGACACCGACTGCACCTGGGTCAGCCACAGCATGCTGCAGCGTCGAGCAGAGGACAGTCAGGACGGGGAACGCGTCAAGTCTG GACTCGGCGAAAAGGCCAACGACAGTTTGGATATGATGTTTGATGCAACAACTTTTGAGGAGTACAAATCGTACACCTGCTCCAACCTGGATCAGAGTCAGCATTGTGATGATGCCGAGGAAGTTGAGGAGATTAACG ATCAAGATCTTCCTGAAAGTCCTGCATGTCACAGCAAAACCCG GCAGCCGACCTTTGCGCACGTGGCCGTCGTTCGCCAGAAAGatgagaggagaaaactgaaggGTACCACATGCAAGGAATGTGAAGTG TACTACGCTCATCTGCCCGAGgaggagaaacagaagaagttATCCGCTTGCTCCAGGCATCGATACCGCTACATTCCACCCTGCACTCCTGAAAACTTCTGGGAAGTTGGATTCCCGTCAACACAGACCTGCATCGAAAGAG GTTACATCAGGGAGGAGAAGAACCCTCAGGCTCGTTCACGAAGACGACAGCcgtttaatgttttgttcaccCCAAAAAAAAGCCAGAAGCAGAGCTAA
- the rbbp8 gene encoding DNA endonuclease RBBP8 isoform X4, translating into MSSPGDRSGCSVSPADLFEDVWRQLKECHHNTVQEYESKVSKLKKDRCLDAQKLEVFYNRNQQLKEQNKSLQDSIGLLEDRLRVAECDRCAALEEKLKSSQDQNMVVITKLKNENKNLEDENRNLQAELQKMKMRHADLEETSEQDEGVIPDSPILTSSLPAANKLRKRKHPDKSRHVRYAETPLPQKNNSLFNELKKEADGGAKNSGREVLVPNTCELDTSQSSNDMKEETEEVVAETCALEVLDCRHLKAELTPRHQNDTQNIWKRNARLRPFSSAAQTRSPDSTTEKSLSLLPSIRRFSEEGWAKRKKDGGAELQGEGRAGSKEKVDDQKEAKPLQLETTSQTATLGFKKEQQDNEGPSQKLNVSYASPTFKKPLSKAGDKPDGRRRAPPQDRSATQKCLQSNNAECGVFPDGRKRMVESTWSIDPALALSMFESEEVEVQQQPGELADTDCTWVSHSMLQRRAEDSQDGERVKSGLGEKANDSLDMMFDATTFEEYKSYTCSNLDQSQHCDDAEEVEEINDQDLPESPACHSKTRQPTFAHVAVVRQKDERRKLKGTTCKECEVYYAHLPEEEKQKKLSACSRHRYRYIPPCTPENFWEVGFPSTQTCIERGYIREEKNPQARSRRRQPFNVLFTPKKSQKQS; encoded by the exons ATGAGCAGTCCAGGAGACCGCAGCGGCTGCTCCGTCAGTCCCGCTGACCTCTTTGAAGACGTTTGGAGGCAGCTAAAAGAGTGCCACCACAACACAGTACAAG AATATGAGTCGAAAGTGAGCAAGCTGAAAAAGGACCGCTGTCT AGACGCCCAGAAGCTGGAGGTGTTTTATAATCGCAACCAGCAGCtcaaggaacaaaacaaaagcctcCAGGACTCCATCGGCCTGCTGGAAGACAG GCTCCGTGTTGCAGAGTGTGATCGATGTGCCGCCTTGGAGGAGAAGCTGAAAAGCAGTCAGGATCAGAATATGGTTGTCATCACTAAACtaa aaaatgagaacaaaaacctggaagatgaaaacagaaatcttcAAGCTGAACTGCAGAAGATGAAGATGCGTCA TGCGGACCTGGAGGAGACGTCGGAGCAAGACGAGGGCGTCATCCCGGACTCGCCGATCCTGACCAGCTCGCTGCCAGCGGCGAACAAACTGAGGAAACGGAAACACCCCGACAAGAGCAGACATGTCCGTTACGCAGAGACGCCGCTGCCGCAGAAGAATAACTCCCTCTTTAATG AGTTGAAGAAAGAGGCTGATGGAGGTGCAAAGAATTCTGGGAGAGAAGTGCTTGTGCCAAACACTTGTGAACTGGACACATCCCAGAGCTCAA ATGACATGAAAGAAGAAACTGAGGAGGTAGTTGCAGAAACGTGCGCTTTAGAGGTGCTTGACTGTCGCCATCTT AAAGCGGAGTTGACTCCACGTCATCAAAACGACACACAAAATATCTGGAAGCGCAACGCTCGTTTAAG GCCTTTCTCTTCAGCCGCACAGACCCGCAGTCCAGACTCGACCACGGAGAAATCGTTGTCTCTTCTTCCGAGTATTAGACGCTTTTCGGAGGAAGGCTGGGCCAAACGGAAGAAGGACGGTGGCGCTGAGCTGCAGGGGGAAGGCAGAGCGGGGAGTAAGGAGAAGGTGGATGATCAGAAGGAAGCTAAACCCTTACAACTTGAAACCACGAGCCAGACCGCCACACTTGGCTTCAAAAAGGAGCAGCAGGACAACGAG GGTCCAAGCCAAAAGCTGAACGTCTCTTATGCAAGTCCCACTTTCAAGAAGCCACTGAGTAAAGCTGGAGACAAACCAGATGGACGTAGAAGAGCGCCTCCGCAGGATCGGAGTGCAACCCAGAAATGCCTTCAATCTAACAACG ctgaATGTGGTGTTTTCCCAGACGGCAGGAAGCGAATGGTGGAGTCCACGTGGAGCATCGATCCGGCGCTCGCTTTGTCCATGTTTGAGAGCGAG GAAGTGGAAGTACAGCAGCAACCTGGAGAGCTGGCAGACACCGACTGCACCTGGGTCAGCCACAGCATGCTGCAGCGTCGAGCAGAGGACAGTCAGGACGGGGAACGCGTCAAGTCTG GACTCGGCGAAAAGGCCAACGACAGTTTGGATATGATGTTTGATGCAACAACTTTTGAGGAGTACAAATCGTACACCTGCTCCAACCTGGATCAGAGTCAGCATTGTGATGATGCCGAGGAAGTTGAGGAGATTAACG ATCAAGATCTTCCTGAAAGTCCTGCATGTCACAGCAAAACCCG GCAGCCGACCTTTGCGCACGTGGCCGTCGTTCGCCAGAAAGatgagaggagaaaactgaaggGTACCACATGCAAGGAATGTGAAGTG TACTACGCTCATCTGCCCGAGgaggagaaacagaagaagttATCCGCTTGCTCCAGGCATCGATACCGCTACATTCCACCCTGCACTCCTGAAAACTTCTGGGAAGTTGGATTCCCGTCAACACAGACCTGCATCGAAAGAG GTTACATCAGGGAGGAGAAGAACCCTCAGGCTCGTTCACGAAGACGACAGCcgtttaatgttttgttcaccCCAAAAAAAAGCCAGAAGCAGAGCTAA
- the tmem241 gene encoding transmembrane protein 241, with the protein MHWRSHVSGLAFSFVFIVSYFTNKFVLSVLKFTYPTLFQGWQTLIGAALLLLSGKLGWVEMSRIPRSAALSWLPGSFLFVGNIYAGSRALSRIDIPFFFTLQNSSHVVSYIIARTVHREKTQQLKIISVCLLLLSAINLPLHDPQFDHSGYVWALCHLFCVGAYRAFRVHKSTNLSDIEQQCINYLFSVLLLGLAAHPTGDISGALEFPSLQSHMFHCGCCASALLGFLLLLATVRLKHGPSLEHFRAWVFLSKVAAMLLSPLVFNTDFNSASLLCVIGSHVGEALLLYSDKESPP; encoded by the exons ATGCACTGGAGAAGCCACGTGTCTGGACTCGCGTTTAGCTTCGTTTTCATTGTGTCATATTTCACGAATAAG TTTGTCCTGTCAGTGTTGAAATTCACCTATCCAACTTTATTTCAAGG aTGGCAGACACTTATTGGAGCCGCCCTGCTTCTGCTATCTGGAAAGCTGGGCTGGGTGGAGATGAGTCGCATCCCCAG ATCCGCTGCTCTCTCCTGGCTTCCGGGCTCATTCCTTTTTGTGGGAAATATATACGCAGGCTCCAGGGCCTTATCACGAATA GACATTCCTTTCTTCTTCACTCTTCAGAATTCCTCCCATGTAGTTAGTTACATAATCGCCCGCACCGTTCACAGAGAG AAGACACAGCAGCTTAAAATAATCAG CGTTTGCCTCCTGCTGCTGTCAGCCATCAACCTGCCCCTGCATGACCCTCAG TTTGACCACAGCGGCTACGTTTGGGCTCTGTGCCATCTCTTCTGCGTCG GCGCATACAGAGCGTTTCGAGTTCACAAGTCCACTAATCTGAG tgACATTGAACAGCAATGCATCAACTACTTGTTCAG tgtgctgctgctgggtcTTGCTGCTCACCCAACAG GTGACATTAGCGGTGCCTTGGAGTTCCCCTCCCTCCAGTCCCACATGTTTCACTGCGGCTGCTGCGCCAG TGCATTGTTGgggtttttgttgctgttggcCACGGTCAGATTAAAACATGGGCCGTCCCTCGAGCACTTCAGGGCCTGGGTTTTTCTGTCCAAG GTCGCAGCCATGCTCCTCTCTCCTTTGGTTTTCAACACGGACTTTAACTCTGCGTCTCTACTTTG TGTGattggcagccatgttggagaGGCACTGCTGCTGTATTCAGACAAAGAATCTCCAccataa